The Gossypium hirsutum isolate 1008001.06 chromosome D02, Gossypium_hirsutum_v2.1, whole genome shotgun sequence region GCAACACTTTACCAACAAAACCCAACACTACACAACTTCCATTAATGTAATCAAATTAATGAACAAATTACATCACACAAATTCCAGGGTACAGCACTCCACTAACCAAACTCCAACCTTATCAAATTAATACaacaatattatattttttggtCTATCAGTAGATAGAGTATGAATGAAAGTAAGAAAAATAAGTTGATGAAGTACAGGTGCGATATGTTTAGATGGGTTTATGTGTTAGTCGCCTTTGTAAGACTTGTTTGAATATCGTTTTCAACTTCACCTTCTGTTACCGCTGATGAAATGTAACTCGCAACAAGGGAGTTCTCTTCGGGTGGTGTTCTTGCTTGAAATTGGTGCTGGCAAGCATGACAAGTAATTTGAAGGATGGTGGAGTTTATTTGCTTTATTGCATGATCCTTTAAGGCTTGAGCCTTTTCTAACTCAGCTTGTGCTTGTTGCCGGATTCTCTTTGCCTTTGCAAACTCTTGCTCAGCTATTTCAATCTGCCTTTTCGCCTCCTGTCTTGCCTCTTCAGCATaagttttctcctccattgccacTCTTAACGGCTGGGGTGCTTGTTTCTCATGATGACCTGATTTGTTGCTTGCATCCTTGTGTGTACAAGTAACTGTTGAAtattcaactttgtccccaatATCAGACGAGCCGATTGAGAGTTGTAAGTGGGTTGGATCGTTATCATGTTTTTTGGGTGAAACTGATACCTCACTGGGATTTGATGTGGTCAAGAGTTGAAGCTCCAAATTGTGGGAGAGCGCATTTTTAGGGGAATTATGATATTTTGTAGGGCTCAAGAACATGGCATCCTTTGTCTTCGGTAACGCCAAACTAGGCCAAGGGCAAGGAGCTGTACTGAAATTGGTATCATTGGAGGGACTGGGGCTTGAAGCTGTTCGTGACAAGCAAGCCAACTGCACCCCTTGTGATTCTGGCCGTATTACACGCCCCATATGGCAAGCATCTTGATGTTCAATAAAACTCTCAACTCTATAAACATAGAAAggaaaacttaattataaaaatgagtcAGATTTATTCAAATGGCTTCATCTAGTAGTATGTGTATGTCTTTATTGGTGAAGAAACAAGGAAAAAGAGGAGATCATCAAACCCTTTCAAGTACTATTTAATAATacatttacatataaatataatattaattgatataataaagaAAGTAACACTGAAATCTATGAATTGCATAGAAAAATAGTAGGAGAGAATttatatactaaaaaaaaaaaacaagataaaCTGAAAGCAAATCATTCAGGACATACACAGTCacatgaaataaagatgtgttatgGGGTTTTGAAACGAACAATCACACCACCAACGGGAACTGATCTTCGGGAAATGTGTTGAGCTGCCTATAAACAAGTTTTTAAGTAGTGGATTAAAGTTCCATCAGTCAAAAAACAAAGTGATGTATATACAGTATTTTTCTTTCTATCTTTGTTTGCTTTTATGCTTTCCAAGTCAAAACTCAAGTCATGAGAAAAGGGACCAGGTTGAGAGAGAATTCAACATGTAATCATGGTCTTCTTTTGCTTCAGAATATGTACCACCAAAAGATGCAAAAACACCGGCAAAATTTTAGTATAGATCTAAAACACTGTTGATTACTTTTTTGAGGACAAAAAAAGGAATGGAGATATTTAATTATGGTATGTGTGTGTATGTGAAAAggaaaaccaaaaaaagaaacCTTGAAAATACTCTGCCGCAATCACAAGAATGGCCTCTGGTGCCGCAGGTTTTAAGATGAGCCTTGTAATCAGATTGAACGGCGTAGGCCTTAGAACATTTATCGCAGACCCATTGCTTGTGGTTGCTGTGTTTCCTCCTGAAGTGCTTCTTGATCCCAACCAAATCGCCGAGAGCATGGCAAGGGTCGTGGTGTAGGCAAGTGGGCTCCGGGCAAACGAAGACCCGCTTCCTCACCACTGGTGTTTCCCTCTTCAGCAGCTTCCATGGAACCTTGTGCCGCCTCCTGTGCATCTGTAGGTTTTGGTCTCTCTGGAATCCTTGATTGCAGATCTCACACACGTATCGGTCCGATTCTAGCAGCGTTTTAGGCGACAAAGAAACCACTTCCGCATCTGGATCTACATAACAAACCCAAACCCCAACCCCATGTATATTATATGCATATTCATTCTACTTACGACCCAAAGAAAAGCAATCAtgaaaaaaaacaattatatatatgaatttaatgttggatatataatatatatatatatatatatatgaatatgatatgatacGTACCTGGTGTTCCTGCGGGTCTTCTTTTCCTCTTATTGATATTAGTAGTGCCATTCTCTAAGCACGAAAATGGCTCCGAGGAAGGAAGTGAGGAACAAGAGTTATTGGCCAACATGAGTAGAGTAATTATTCCACCAAAAGCTCTCTTCTTGGTGCGAGCGATTAACTAGTTTAATATAACCCCAAAGATACCAAggcaatatatatttttaatttt contains the following coding sequences:
- the LOC107908435 gene encoding zinc finger protein SHOOT GRAVITROPISM 5, producing MLANNSCSSLPSSEPFSCLENGTTNINKRKRRPAGTPDPDAEVVSLSPKTLLESDRYVCEICNQGFQRDQNLQMHRRRHKVPWKLLKRETPVVRKRVFVCPEPTCLHHDPCHALGDLVGIKKHFRRKHSNHKQWVCDKCSKAYAVQSDYKAHLKTCGTRGHSCDCGRVFSRVESFIEHQDACHMGRVIRPESQGVQLACLSRTASSPSPSNDTNFSTAPCPWPSLALPKTKDAMFLSPTKYHNSPKNALSHNLELQLLTTSNPSEVSVSPKKHDNDPTHLQLSIGSSDIGDKVEYSTVTCTHKDASNKSGHHEKQAPQPLRVAMEEKTYAEEARQEAKRQIEIAEQEFAKAKRIRQQAQAELEKAQALKDHAIKQINSTILQITCHACQHQFQARTPPEENSLVASYISSAVTEGEVENDIQTSLTKATNT